One window of the Coregonus clupeaformis isolate EN_2021a unplaced genomic scaffold, ASM2061545v1 scaf0059, whole genome shotgun sequence genome contains the following:
- the LOC121571054 gene encoding acidic leucine-rich nuclear phosphoprotein 32 family member D-like produces MDMKKRIHLELRNRTPSDVQELVLDNCRSNEGKMEGITEDFDNLELLSLINVGLVDVSNIPKLGKLKKLELSDNRISGGLEVLAERLVNLTHLNLSGNKFKDISTLEPLKKLPILKSLDLFNCEVTNLGDYRESIFKLLPQLTYLDGYDIEDCEASDSDGEGDGDDDDEEGEEGESEEDFDEEEEDDEEVIAEEDDDSAESGEDVEVNGDIDDDDDDDDDDDEDDSPERGEKRKREPDDEDDDDGVSSPPPLNI; encoded by the exons ATGGACATGAAAAAGAGAATTCACCTAGAACTGAGAAATAGGACGCCGTCGGAT GTTCAGGAGCTGGTCCTGGATAACTGTCGGTCGAACGAGGGGAAGATGGAGGGCATAACGGAGGACTTTGACAACCTGGAACTGTTGAGTCTCATCAACGTCGGCCTCGTAGACGTCTCAAACATACCCAAACTGGGGAAATTAAAAAAG CTGGAGCTGAGCGACAACAGGATATCCGGTGGTCTGGAGGTGCTGGCTGAGCGGCTGGTCAACCTCACACACCTCAACCTCTCTGGGAACAAGTTCAAGGACATCAGCACACTGGAACCACTG AAAAAGCTTCCCATATTGAAGTCCCTGGACCTGTTTAACTGTGAGGTCACCAATCTGGGAGACTACAGAGAGAGCATCTTCAAGCTCCTCCCACAGCTCACGTACCTGGACGGCTACGATATCGAAGACTGCGAGGCCTCCGACTCGGACGGCGAGGGAGACGGGGACGACGATGACGAAG agggggaggagggagagtctGAGGAGGACtttgatgaagaggaggaggatgacgaAGAGGTAATTGCAGAGGAAGATGACGACAGTGCAGAGAGTGGAGAG gaTGTGGAGGTGAACGGAGATAtcgatgacgatgatgatgacgacGATGATGATG ATGAGGATGACtctccagagagaggagagaagaggaagagggaacctgatgatgaagatgatgatgatggagtGTCCTCACCTCCACCCCTCAATATCTGA